One window from the genome of Mauremys mutica isolate MM-2020 ecotype Southern chromosome 4, ASM2049712v1, whole genome shotgun sequence encodes:
- the LOC123369183 gene encoding protein spinster homolog 1-like, which produces MATRHGPHPDAAPFLSQADETEEEAVEEGSRAGGGQPEVGVQTVTGISYPRSVMIVAVLCYINLLNYMDRFTVAGILPDIESFFRIGDSSSGLLQTVFISSYMVLAPIFGYLGDRYHRKRLLCLGIAFWSAVTLGSSFIPQEQFWLLLVTRGLVGVGEASYSTIAPTIIADLFVSDQRSRMLAFFYFAIPVGSGLGYIVGSKVKDLAEDWHWALRVTPALGVVAVVLLVTVLQEPPRGAVERHSDSPLRYTSWAADIRALTLAGEGQGGSLASVTGSLPLQVFIFIGETLLSLNWAIVADILLYVVVPTRRSTAESFQIVMSHLLGDAGSPYLIGVISDRIQRGRPASYLLEFHSLQYALMLSAFAGVLGGGFFLATALFIQGDRKRAELSTQGLLPEEAEPEDRIVVPKRGRSTKVPVSSVLI; this is translated from the exons ATGGCGACCCGGCACGGCCCCCACCCTGACGCCGCCCCATTCCTGAGCCAGGCGGACGAGACGGAGGAGGAGGCGGTGGAGGAGGGGTCGCGTGCGGGCGGGGGGCAGCCGGAAGTGGGGGTGCAGACCGTCACCGGGATCTCGTACCCCCGCTCAGTGATGATCGTCGCCGTTCTCTGCTACATCAACCTGCTCAACTACATGGACCGCTTCACCGTGGCTg GCATCCTGCCCGACATTGAGTCGTTCTTTCGCATTGGAGACAGCAGCTCCGGGCTCCTCCAGACAg TGTTCATCAGCAGCTACATGGTGCTGGCCCCGATCTTCGGGTACCTGGGCGACCGCTACCACCGCAAGCGCCTGCTTTGTCTGGGCATCGCCTTCTGGTCGGCCGTCACGCTGGGCTCCAGCTTCATCCCCCAGGAG cagttctggctgctgctggtgacgcgggggctggtgggggtgggggaggccagCTACTCCACCATCGCCCCCACCATCATCGCCGACCTGTTCGTTAGCGACCAGCGCAGCCGCATGCTGGCCTTCTTCTACTTCGCCATCCCCGTCGGCAG cggGCTGGGCTACATCGTGGGCTCGAAGGTGAAGGACTTGGCTGAGGACTGGCACTGGGCCCTGCGG gtgACACCGGCGCTGGGTGTGGTGGCGGTGGTGCTGCTGGTCACGGTGCTGCAGGAGCCGCCGCGGGGGGCCGTGGAGCGTCACTCCGACTCCCCCCTGCGCTACACCTCCTGGGCCGCTGACATCAGGGCCCTGA CgttggcaggggaggggcagggggggtccTTAGCCTCAGTAACcggctccctccccctgcaggtgTTTATCTTCATTGGGGAGACGCTGCTGTCCCTGAACTGGGCCATCGTGGCGGACATCCTGCTG TACGTCGTGGTCCCCACACGCCGCTCCACGGCCGAGTCCTTCCAGATCGTCATGTCCCACCTGCTGGGTGACGCCGGCAGCCCCTACCTCATCGGCGTG atcAGCGACAGGATCCAGCGGGGCCGCCCCGCATCCTACCTGCTGGAGTTCCACAGCCTGCAGTACGCCCTGATGCTGAGCGCCTTCGccggggtgctggggggcggctTCTTCCTCGCCACCGCGCTCTTCATCCAGGGCGACCGCAAGCGGGCCGAGCTCAGCACCCAGG gtcTGCTGCCGGAGGAGGCCGAGCCGGAGGACCGGATTGTGGTGCCGAAGCGTGGCCGATCCACCAAAGTGCCCGTCTCCAGCGTCCTCATCTga